A single region of the Vicia villosa cultivar HV-30 ecotype Madison, WI unplaced genomic scaffold, Vvil1.0 ctg.004174F_1_1, whole genome shotgun sequence genome encodes:
- the LOC131641857 gene encoding ATP synthase protein MI25-like, producing the protein MRLSSTHMQARNMLFASIPYICALSSNKISIYNEEMIVARCFIGFIIFSRKSLGKTFKVTLDGRIQAIQEESQQFPNPNEVVPPESNEQQRLLRISLRICGTVVESLPMARCAPKCAKTVQALLCRNLNVKSATLPNATSSRHVRLQDDLGTKFHLLVRRRFIPQCISKAEKIELIRESLVVLRMVRGDDLR; encoded by the coding sequence ATGAGATTGAGTTCCACGCATATGCAAGCTAGAAATATGCTATTTGCTTCTATTCCATATATTTGTGCATTAAGTTCGAATAAGATATCAATCTATAATGAAGAAATGATAGTAGCTCGTTGTTTTATAGGCTTCATCATATTCAGTCGGAAGAGTTTAGGTAAGACTTTCAAAGTAACTCTCGACGGGAGAATCCAGGCTATTCAGGAAGAATCGCAGCAATTCCCCAATCCTAACGAAGTAGTTCCTCCGGAATCTAATGAACAACAACGACTACTTAGGATCAGTTTGCGAATTTGTGGCACCGTAGTAGAATCATTACCAATGGCACGCTGTGCGCCTAAGTGCGCAAAGACAGTGCAAGCTTTGTTATGTCGAAACCTAAATGTTAAGTCAGCAACACTTCCAAATGCCACTTCTTCCCGTCACGTTCGTCTTCAGGACGACCTAGGCACAAAGTTTCACTTATTAGTTAGGAGGAGATTTATCCCCCAGTGTATCTCGAAAGCAGAAAAAATAGAACTCATTCGAGAGAGCTTGGTGGTCTTAAGAATGGTTCGAGGAGACGATCTCCGGTAA